One part of the Candidatus Neomarinimicrobiota bacterium genome encodes these proteins:
- a CDS encoding TonB-dependent receptor: protein MTRIISGSIYIFILLFIVNRLLGQATGNISGYVYDSSTKEPLAYANVLLKGTFIGAATDKDGRFSILNVPAGDYTLLISYIGYEEKEIDVTVKPGETATVRAELNYRGVMGEEIVVTAQVEGQLSAINQQFTSNEIVNVVSKDRIEELPDVNAAESIGRLPGVAIERYGGEATKVAIRGLSPKFNAITVNDVRLPATGGDDRSVDLSLISSNILDGIELKKVVTPDMDADVFGGTVNLKLKEAPDRFNMNMAFQGGYSKNRNYYGNYQFTGSISNRFFNKRLGVIGTWHIDNYDRSADKFSAGYIRRDYEEKEFDPDIGESVNVTKIGKVPSNITLRDENVYRQRRGLSLLSDYRISYGKITANAFYNVLSWDAVNRLDNISGVNTQDNRRNFSLEKSQGTTSLFTGAMGMEQNFGFLSYDFSISRSSSEADMPYSGNSIVTFIRERNNLDATKVGPKTDPFDIPDLLTPDSAKTWFSEAYKNSIDRYEKIWSSQLNIKVPYNFGNLLHGYIKFGGKYRHVDRLNDENRVGRWGEQYGGFNGDLQTMVSYLMEKYPAVFDSTFWDTPEYEGGFPLYLVIDNKYKRDDFLGGRYPQGYIIKEDMADYLLEALFNADVNDTIDIDRVPMVDYFGRDYDGFEVHQAAYAMGEFNIGKKISVIAGVRWERDFSKYNGRKYREVTINNQPPTLEEILEAIKEGKAVTLYDYDTLTIKRDNIYTLPMILMNLKPNDWMRVRLSRTETISRPDYIQYVPRTFINVFGTWGVANNSKLKPQHAINYDLAFSFYNNYLGYLSISGFYKEIYDLILFTSFRYYSKYFQTRDVDLSGLNIPEVWLKQGPQIDTYLNNKYPGYYRGFEFEWQTNFWYLRGMFSGLVLNVNFTYITSSIKKELWKVRSKVVAFPPPPHKEYTLYDTTRTSRITDQPKYIANLTLGYDYKGFSVRLSFLYQTDKVTYIAEYPEFDSRTGPYYRWDLTFRQKLNNRIELYANFNNLNEKPDETYLGADYTRPSYIEYYGFSMDVGLRYKF from the coding sequence ATGACAAGAATCATTAGTGGATCTATTTATATTTTTATTTTATTATTCATTGTAAATAGATTACTTGGTCAAGCAACTGGGAATATATCTGGATATGTGTACGATAGTTCAACGAAGGAACCTCTGGCATATGCTAATGTCTTATTAAAAGGAACATTTATTGGTGCCGCCACTGATAAAGATGGACGATTTAGCATTTTAAATGTTCCTGCTGGCGATTATACATTATTAATATCGTATATAGGTTATGAAGAGAAAGAAATTGATGTTACGGTAAAACCGGGTGAGACGGCCACAGTAAGGGCTGAGCTTAATTATCGCGGTGTTATGGGGGAGGAGATTGTTGTTACTGCTCAGGTGGAGGGTCAGTTGTCTGCAATTAACCAGCAATTTACTTCTAATGAAATAGTTAACGTAGTTTCGAAAGATAGGATTGAAGAGTTACCAGATGTAAATGCTGCAGAATCCATTGGTAGATTACCTGGAGTTGCAATTGAACGCTATGGTGGAGAAGCGACAAAAGTTGCTATTAGAGGGCTATCTCCAAAATTCAATGCTATTACAGTGAATGACGTTAGATTGCCGGCAACAGGTGGTGATGATAGAAGTGTGGATTTGTCTCTAATATCCTCAAATATTCTTGATGGTATTGAACTGAAAAAAGTGGTGACTCCAGATATGGATGCTGATGTATTCGGTGGTACTGTGAATTTAAAGTTAAAAGAAGCCCCAGATAGATTTAATATGAATATGGCTTTTCAAGGAGGTTATAGTAAAAATAGAAATTATTACGGGAATTATCAATTCACTGGTAGTATCAGTAATAGATTTTTCAATAAAAGGCTGGGGGTAATTGGAACATGGCATATTGATAATTATGATAGGAGCGCTGATAAATTTTCTGCAGGTTATATTCGTAGGGATTATGAAGAGAAAGAGTTTGATCCGGATATTGGGGAATCTGTGAATGTTACTAAAATTGGGAAAGTCCCAAGTAACATAACCCTCAGGGATGAAAATGTTTATCGTCAGAGAAGAGGTTTGAGCTTGTTGTCTGATTATAGAATCTCATATGGAAAAATAACTGCCAATGCTTTTTATAATGTATTGTCATGGGATGCGGTGAACAGGCTTGATAATATAAGTGGTGTGAATACTCAGGATAATAGAAGAAATTTTTCCTTAGAAAAATCTCAGGGTACAACGAGTCTTTTTACAGGTGCAATGGGAATGGAGCAGAATTTTGGATTTTTAAGTTATGATTTTAGTATTTCTCGTTCCAGTTCGGAAGCTGATATGCCATATTCAGGGAATAGTATTGTAACATTTATACGTGAGAGAAATAATCTTGATGCCACCAAGGTTGGGCCGAAAACCGATCCCTTTGATATACCGGATCTTTTAACACCTGATTCAGCAAAAACCTGGTTTTCAGAAGCATACAAAAATAGTATAGATAGATATGAAAAAATCTGGAGTTCTCAGTTGAATATTAAAGTTCCTTATAATTTTGGAAATCTGCTACATGGTTATATTAAGTTTGGTGGTAAATATAGACATGTTGATAGATTAAATGATGAAAACAGAGTTGGAAGATGGGGTGAGCAATACGGTGGTTTTAATGGCGATTTACAGACAATGGTATCTTATTTAATGGAAAAATATCCTGCAGTGTTTGATAGTACATTTTGGGATACTCCAGAATATGAGGGGGGATTTCCACTTTATCTAGTTATAGATAATAAGTATAAAAGGGATGATTTTCTGGGAGGAAGGTATCCTCAGGGTTATATAATTAAGGAAGATATGGCTGATTACCTGTTGGAAGCTTTATTCAATGCTGATGTAAATGATACGATAGATATCGATAGGGTTCCAATGGTAGATTATTTCGGTCGTGATTACGATGGTTTTGAAGTACATCAGGCAGCATATGCAATGGGAGAATTTAATATAGGTAAGAAAATATCTGTTATAGCTGGGGTAAGATGGGAAAGGGATTTTAGTAAGTACAATGGTAGAAAATATAGAGAAGTAACTATAAATAATCAGCCCCCTACTCTTGAGGAAATTCTTGAAGCAATAAAAGAAGGAAAGGCTGTGACATTATATGATTATGATACATTAACAATTAAAAGGGATAATATATATACTCTACCAATGATACTAATGAATCTCAAACCTAATGATTGGATGAGGGTAAGACTGTCCAGGACTGAAACTATATCAAGACCGGACTATATTCAATATGTTCCAAGGACCTTTATAAATGTATTTGGGACATGGGGTGTAGCCAACAATTCAAAATTAAAGCCACAGCATGCAATTAATTATGATTTAGCTTTTTCGTTTTATAATAACTATCTGGGATATTTATCAATTTCAGGGTTTTATAAGGAAATATATGATCTAATCTTATTTACATCTTTCAGGTATTATTCAAAATATTTCCAGACTCGTGATGTAGACCTTTCAGGTTTAAACATACCGGAGGTCTGGCTAAAACAGGGACCACAGATTGATACATATCTTAATAATAAATATCCTGGATATTATAGAGGGTTTGAATTTGAATGGCAGACTAACTTCTGGTATTTGAGAGGGATGTTTAGTGGACTCGTGCTGAATGTAAATTTCACTTATATTACTTCAAGTATAAAAAAGGAGTTATGGAAAGTAAGGTCAAAAGTTGTTGCTTTTCCTCCACCGCCACATAAAGAGTACACATTATATGATACTACCAGGACATCGAGGATCACTGATCAGCCGAAATATATTGCAAATTTAACATTAGGGTATGATTACAAAGGATTTTCTGTAAGATTATCATTTCTATATCAGACTGACAAAGTAACCTATATTGCCGAATACCCTGAATTTGATAGTAGGACAGGACCTTACTATAGATGGGATTTGACTTTTAGGCAAAAGCTAAATAATAGGATTGAACTATACGCTAATTTTAACAATTTAAATGAAAAACCCGATGAAACTTATTTAGGTGCTGACTACACAAGACCATCTTACATTGAATATTATGGTTTTTCTATGGATGTTGGGCTAAGGTATAAATTTTAA
- a CDS encoding LacI family DNA-binding transcriptional regulator: MVTIKDIAKLANVSISTVSKALNDRRDIGRETKEKIIKIAKELKYDHHRLRKLEAEKTNNIGVIFCREGRPLSNNPFYSRVLEGIEGEIVINNYNLILQLIPDPETNKLPKMIRDNQVDGIIVVGVFNELFTNIIRNSIIPAVFVDPKVYLDKETQVLIDNEHGGFIATRYLINKGHKRIAFVSGQLERLSFNQRYIGYKKALDFYGIEFDENLVKTGGLERGYEHTISLLENENPPTAIFYANDLNAIYGYKAIKDKGLKIPDDVSVMGFDDIDMAKFSNPPLTTVRVYKEEMGSIAVRQLLNVISGKSYRGVTTIVPVKLIERQSA, encoded by the coding sequence ATGGTAACAATAAAGGATATAGCAAAATTAGCTAACGTTTCTATATCGACAGTTTCGAAGGCATTAAATGACCGAAGGGATATAGGTCGGGAGACCAAGGAGAAAATAATTAAAATAGCAAAAGAATTAAAATATGATCATCACAGATTGAGGAAGCTAGAAGCTGAGAAGACTAATAATATAGGAGTAATTTTCTGCAGGGAGGGCAGGCCATTATCAAATAATCCGTTTTATTCCAGAGTTCTTGAAGGAATTGAGGGAGAAATAGTTATAAATAATTACAATCTTATATTGCAATTAATTCCTGATCCAGAAACAAATAAATTGCCTAAAATGATAAGGGATAATCAAGTTGATGGGATTATTGTGGTTGGTGTTTTTAATGAGCTGTTTACAAATATCATTAGAAACTCAATTATACCAGCGGTATTTGTAGACCCTAAAGTTTACTTGGATAAAGAGACGCAGGTATTAATAGACAATGAGCACGGAGGTTTTATTGCTACTCGGTATCTTATAAATAAAGGGCATAAAAGAATAGCCTTTGTTTCAGGACAGCTTGAAAGGCTCAGTTTTAATCAGAGATATATTGGATACAAGAAAGCTCTTGATTTTTATGGAATAGAGTTTGACGAAAATTTAGTAAAAACAGGTGGATTGGAAAGAGGGTATGAACATACGATTAGTTTATTGGAGAATGAGAATCCACCAACTGCTATATTCTACGCAAATGACCTTAACGCTATTTACGGGTACAAAGCAATCAAGGATAAGGGATTGAAAATACCAGATGATGTAAGTGTCATGGGTTTTGATGATATTGATATGGCGAAATTCTCAAATCCACCTTTGACTACAGTGAGGGTATATAAAGAAGAGATGGGCTCGATCGCTGTTAGACAATTATTGAATGTAATAAGTGGTAAATCCTACAGAGGAGTTACTACAATAGTTCCCGTAAAATTAATTGAGCGGCAATCCGCATAA
- a CDS encoding AGE family epimerase/isomerase, protein MLPLNFRKFIVPIIITPILFPFCSEKNLSTQLLESLNSNIIKIWYPLAIDTAYGGFLSNFSFDWKPTKMQNKMVVTQTRHLWTLANAAIFLNNNKLLEHAIHGAKFITTKMWDNKYGGFFDLVDRTGIPLYAETSPPKTAYGNSFAIYGFTALYKVTKNQTYLDWAIKTFRWLDKHAYDNVYGGYFQALTRKGKPIPQNVVSSELKDKLKIWKDYNSSIHLLESFSSLYAVWKDSLLRKKLEEMFYIVRDTIVDKRGFLLLHFARDWTHISLKSQPVQIFRKNIYVDHVSFGHDVETAYLLLEAEKTLYGKFSEKTLKISKKLVDHAIKYGWDKQKGGFYDAAYYFNTEPEVVNKAKIWWTQAEGLNSLLLFYKLYPNNKSYYELFKKQWDYIDNYLIDQKYGGWYAEGLDTDSPQVSKPKAWTWKGNYHNVRALICCIKYLENNHELLKR, encoded by the coding sequence ATGTTACCACTAAATTTTCGAAAATTTATCGTACCTATTATAATAACTCCAATTTTATTCCCATTCTGCAGTGAAAAAAATCTTTCTACTCAACTTTTAGAATCTCTAAATAGTAACATAATAAAAATATGGTATCCATTGGCAATAGACACTGCCTATGGTGGATTTTTATCCAATTTTTCATTCGATTGGAAACCAACGAAAATGCAGAACAAAATGGTCGTAACTCAAACGAGACATTTATGGACACTTGCAAATGCAGCAATATTCCTGAACAATAACAAGTTATTGGAACATGCTATCCATGGAGCAAAATTTATAACAACTAAAATGTGGGATAATAAGTATGGAGGCTTCTTTGATCTTGTTGACAGGACAGGGATTCCTCTATATGCTGAAACTTCTCCTCCAAAGACTGCATATGGAAACTCTTTTGCAATATATGGCTTTACTGCATTATATAAAGTAACTAAAAATCAGACCTATCTTGACTGGGCAATAAAGACATTCCGATGGTTGGACAAACATGCTTATGATAATGTTTATGGAGGCTATTTTCAAGCCCTGACTCGCAAGGGAAAACCTATTCCTCAAAATGTAGTTTCTTCAGAATTGAAAGATAAACTTAAAATCTGGAAAGACTATAACTCATCAATTCACCTGCTCGAATCCTTTTCCTCATTGTATGCTGTTTGGAAAGATTCTCTACTTCGCAAAAAACTAGAAGAAATGTTTTATATCGTTAGGGACACCATTGTAGATAAAAGAGGTTTTTTGTTATTACATTTTGCAAGAGATTGGACTCATATATCATTGAAAAGTCAACCCGTTCAAATATTCAGGAAAAATATCTATGTAGACCATGTTTCCTTTGGCCACGATGTCGAAACAGCATATTTACTCTTAGAGGCAGAGAAAACCCTATATGGTAAATTTTCAGAAAAGACCCTGAAAATTTCAAAAAAACTTGTTGACCATGCAATAAAATATGGTTGGGATAAACAAAAAGGTGGATTTTATGATGCTGCCTATTACTTTAATACAGAGCCAGAAGTTGTTAACAAAGCAAAAATCTGGTGGACTCAAGCAGAAGGTCTAAATTCTCTACTTTTATTCTACAAACTTTATCCCAATAATAAGAGTTACTACGAACTTTTTAAAAAACAGTGGGATTATATCGACAACTATTTAATTGATCAAAAATACGGAGGCTGGTATGCTGAAGGACTGGATACTGACTCTCCCCAGGTAAGTAAGCCAAAGGCATGGACATGGAAAGGCAATTACCATAACGTTAGAGCACTAATATGCTGTATAAAATACCTTGAAAATAATCATGAATTATTAAAAAGATAG
- a CDS encoding glycoside hydrolase family 9 protein gives MRITDNFLLIIFIFLSFSAILCYAKTKEYEIKLNDMNYFSTKGFDVIVFDDFYPEGHQSGITIIHHGVRVAANGDIRLQAAPGQWEPVPKLINKKIIKEKNQIMVSLYYPDPDRNRKGFNPIIYPDLKLEYKIRVYSKANKIIIEVALNNPLPDKWAGKVGFNLELYPAEFSGKHYIMDNKTGLFPPQFTSSINKKDNSEVEVIPMATGKSLTIAPEDPYRKLTINALIGNLELIDGRARHNNGWFIVSSKIGKRTKNVIKWEIIPNIVKDWFYKPVIHVSQIGYLPNQQKIAVIETDKDYKSQKEIKLIKIETDGNNKIVFESKPESWGKFLRYNYYKFDFSKIKEEGIYFVKWDDYKSNCFRISKNVFDKDVWQPTLSYFLPIQMCHMRVEDRYRVWHDLCHMDDALMAPTDIIHFDGYRQGPSTLTRYKPYEHVPGLNAGGWHDAGDYDLRIESQAGTVRSLSIIYELFKIEYDQTTIDQDKHLVILNEPDGIPDILQQIEHGLITIINGYKSLGRFYRGIICPTLKQYVLLGDARSMTDNKIYNSDLNDKEIRATESHIPDDRWVFTEENPYRELYVAACLAQAYRVMKNYKPKIANECLDIAKTVFENYKDVDGRAVISKIEVASELLLSTGEEKYRQEIIQSMKIIKKHFNRIGWIVSRILPLINDKEFEKIMRKTVKKYRIELDKQLSETPFGIPFHPHIWGAAWGLENLAVRLYFLHKSFPEIIPKEPVERTLDYLLGVHPGKNTSSLVSGVGVKSATIAYGFNRADWSYIPGGVISGPNLIRPDLPELKEFPYLWQQSEYVIGGAASNFIFLIFAIKELNQK, from the coding sequence ATGAGAATTACAGATAACTTTTTACTTATTATATTCATTTTTCTATCCTTTTCAGCTATATTATGCTATGCTAAAACCAAAGAATATGAAATCAAACTTAACGATATGAATTACTTCTCAACTAAGGGATTCGATGTTATAGTTTTTGATGATTTTTATCCCGAGGGTCACCAGAGTGGTATAACCATAATCCATCATGGTGTAAGAGTCGCTGCTAATGGCGATATTCGACTCCAAGCAGCGCCAGGTCAGTGGGAACCTGTTCCAAAACTCATAAATAAAAAAATAATTAAAGAAAAAAACCAGATAATGGTTTCCCTATATTATCCTGATCCCGATAGAAACAGAAAAGGTTTTAATCCAATTATTTATCCTGATTTGAAATTGGAATACAAAATTAGAGTATACTCCAAAGCCAATAAAATAATAATTGAAGTAGCCCTGAATAATCCTCTACCCGATAAATGGGCTGGGAAAGTCGGGTTTAACCTTGAGCTATACCCCGCTGAGTTCTCTGGTAAACACTACATAATGGATAATAAAACAGGTCTCTTTCCACCTCAATTCACCAGCTCAATTAATAAGAAAGATAATAGCGAAGTTGAAGTAATACCAATGGCAACAGGCAAAAGTCTGACTATTGCTCCCGAAGACCCCTATAGAAAACTAACCATAAACGCCTTAATTGGTAATTTGGAGCTAATAGATGGAAGAGCAAGACACAATAACGGATGGTTTATTGTAAGTTCAAAAATAGGCAAAAGAACTAAAAACGTTATTAAGTGGGAAATTATACCAAATATTGTCAAAGATTGGTTTTATAAACCCGTGATTCATGTTTCGCAAATTGGATACCTACCCAATCAACAAAAAATTGCTGTCATTGAAACCGACAAAGATTATAAATCCCAAAAAGAGATTAAACTGATAAAAATAGAAACAGATGGAAACAATAAAATAGTATTTGAATCAAAACCAGAATCATGGGGTAAATTTTTAAGATACAATTATTATAAATTTGACTTTTCAAAAATTAAAGAAGAAGGTATTTATTTCGTAAAATGGGACGATTATAAATCTAATTGTTTCAGAATCTCAAAGAATGTATTTGACAAAGATGTATGGCAACCAACATTATCCTATTTCCTCCCAATTCAGATGTGCCATATGCGTGTAGAAGATAGATACAGGGTGTGGCATGATCTGTGTCATATGGACGATGCCTTAATGGCTCCAACAGATATAATACACTTTGATGGATACAGACAGGGTCCATCTACCCTTACCAGATACAAACCTTATGAACATGTCCCCGGTCTCAATGCAGGTGGATGGCACGATGCTGGTGATTATGACCTGAGGATAGAGTCACAAGCTGGGACAGTAAGGTCACTTTCCATAATATACGAGCTCTTTAAAATTGAATATGACCAGACAACTATCGATCAGGATAAACATCTCGTCATTTTAAACGAACCCGATGGAATCCCTGATATACTTCAGCAAATTGAACACGGGCTTATAACAATAATTAATGGATATAAAAGTCTCGGCAGGTTTTATCGTGGGATTATTTGTCCTACTTTAAAACAGTACGTATTACTTGGTGATGCAAGGTCGATGACGGATAATAAAATTTATAATTCTGACCTGAATGATAAGGAAATTAGGGCAACAGAAAGTCATATCCCCGATGACAGATGGGTATTTACGGAGGAAAACCCCTATCGAGAATTATACGTTGCTGCCTGCCTTGCACAGGCTTATAGAGTAATGAAAAACTATAAACCAAAAATTGCAAATGAATGCCTTGATATTGCAAAAACCGTGTTTGAAAATTATAAAGATGTTGATGGTCGAGCTGTTATCTCCAAAATAGAAGTAGCATCAGAACTATTATTATCGACTGGAGAGGAAAAATATCGTCAGGAAATCATTCAAAGTATGAAAATAATAAAAAAGCACTTTAACAGGATAGGATGGATTGTTTCAAGAATATTACCTTTAATTAATGATAAAGAATTCGAGAAAATAATGAGAAAGACCGTGAAAAAATATAGGATTGAACTTGACAAACAACTAAGTGAAACTCCTTTTGGAATTCCCTTTCATCCACATATATGGGGTGCTGCCTGGGGACTGGAAAATTTAGCTGTAAGATTATACTTTCTCCATAAATCATTTCCTGAAATAATACCAAAGGAACCAGTAGAAAGGACCCTTGATTATCTACTGGGAGTTCATCCAGGTAAAAATACGTCATCACTTGTATCTGGAGTTGGGGTCAAATCTGCAACTATAGCGTACGGCTTTAATCGTGCTGACTGGTCATATATACCAGGAGGAGTAATCTCAGGACCGAATTTGATCAGACCTGATCTTCCCGAATTAAAAGAGTTTCCATACCTCTGGCAGCAATCGGAATACGTAATAGGGGGTGCAGCGTCAAACTTTATATTTCTTATATTCGCAATAAAAGAGTTAAATCAGAAATAA
- a CDS encoding helix-turn-helix domain-containing protein: MDEHTVYKLARSGQIPSIKIAGQWRFLNCSFL; this comes from the coding sequence ATGGATGAACATACCGTCTATAAACTTGCCCGCTCTGGTCAAATCCCCTCTATCAAAATCGCTGGTCAGTGGAGATTTTTAAATTGCTCCTTCTTGTAA
- a CDS encoding N-6 DNA methylase: MPEKEFKPTEEFETKEGYIKDPVSGRLVKITPERVEAKLIFAERLLNEYGYSKDQIQTFPEFYIQKGSTKIGPADIVVFIDSKKTFDNIFLIVETKRKDRKDGIKQLKSYIDPTPAEGGVWFNGTEIAYFRVIRKPPSYTPQLVEWRNIPKKGQSWEEIGKYKTGDELIPAQNLKSIFKVIYYHLYTNSNLPRAERLGGEMTRLIFCKIYDEMHNYRDLKFKAGAEEPDKKVAERIKELFEKVKKEYQDVFEKDERLLLDDKSIAYVVSQLQNYSLLRTDKDAVGDAFEVFIGPALRGEKGQFFTPRNVVRLCVELLDPKPNEKIIDPACGSGGFLIVALEYVWKKVEQKYKHLSKEKIGALKSEIASRNFYGIDKEFDLAKVSKAYMAIVGDGRGGIFCSDSLVDPKEWPPIQREMIKLGTFDVLLTNPPFGSKIPITSKSLLQQYELGFKWKLNKKTGKYERTDKVLDKQVPQILFIERCIQLLKPGGRMAIILPETYLHAKNSEHILQFLQQYKILHVVDLSHDTFRPHNNAKTVVVVLEKSAPKENHKIFFSIAKTVGHDHTGRILYKIDPITKERTNEIDDEIPLIIKKLREYRSSKKVIPTSLLFYKRYDEINRKVLVPRYYWRAYIKTIEQYAKENDCELIPLGELCRREILKVYEGHGSPDAIYKGTGTIPYVRVADIVNLEVYKNPTALIPEDIYLKKKGRGIDLEVGDLLFVRRGSYRIGSVALVSPFDKKVLLTKEILIFRVVKKENDFDITPYYLIYLLTHPIVQLQIEDKVLIETTLPNIADRWTELLLPIHRNKKVRSDISKKVQNAFELKWKAVEEIRKLQEGAI; this comes from the coding sequence ATGCCTGAAAAAGAATTTAAGCCGACTGAAGAGTTCGAGACCAAAGAAGGATATATTAAGGATCCCGTATCAGGCCGTCTTGTAAAAATAACCCCTGAAAGAGTAGAAGCAAAACTTATCTTTGCTGAAAGGCTCCTAAATGAGTATGGGTATTCGAAGGACCAGATTCAAACTTTTCCAGAATTTTATATTCAAAAAGGAAGTACAAAAATCGGTCCAGCAGATATAGTAGTTTTTATAGATAGTAAAAAGACATTTGATAATATTTTTCTTATTGTTGAAACAAAAAGGAAAGACAGGAAGGATGGAATAAAACAACTCAAAAGTTATATCGATCCCACTCCTGCAGAAGGCGGAGTTTGGTTCAATGGAACTGAAATAGCTTACTTTAGAGTTATAAGGAAACCGCCATCTTACACACCACAACTTGTTGAATGGAGAAATATCCCCAAAAAAGGTCAATCTTGGGAAGAAATTGGAAAGTATAAAACTGGTGATGAACTTATTCCTGCTCAAAATCTAAAGTCTATCTTCAAAGTTATCTATTACCATCTTTACACTAATAGTAATCTTCCAAGAGCAGAAAGACTTGGAGGAGAAATGACACGACTAATATTCTGTAAAATATACGATGAAATGCATAATTACAGGGATTTAAAGTTCAAGGCTGGGGCAGAAGAGCCAGACAAAAAAGTTGCTGAGAGAATAAAGGAATTATTTGAAAAAGTCAAAAAGGAATATCAAGATGTTTTTGAGAAAGATGAGAGACTATTACTTGATGATAAATCTATTGCTTATGTAGTAAGCCAGTTACAAAATTATAGTTTGTTGAGAACTGACAAAGATGCTGTTGGAGACGCTTTTGAGGTTTTTATAGGACCAGCATTGAGAGGAGAAAAAGGTCAGTTTTTCACGCCTAGAAATGTGGTTAGGTTGTGTGTTGAATTACTTGATCCCAAACCAAACGAAAAAATTATTGATCCTGCTTGTGGCTCGGGCGGTTTTTTAATAGTTGCTTTGGAATATGTTTGGAAAAAAGTGGAGCAGAAATATAAACATCTTTCAAAGGAAAAAATAGGTGCTTTAAAAAGTGAGATTGCCTCAAGAAATTTCTACGGAATCGATAAAGAATTCGATTTAGCTAAGGTAAGTAAAGCTTATATGGCAATTGTAGGAGATGGCCGAGGAGGCATTTTTTGTTCAGATAGTTTAGTAGATCCTAAAGAATGGCCACCTATTCAAAGAGAAATGATTAAACTTGGTACTTTCGATGTACTTTTGACAAATCCTCCTTTTGGTTCAAAAATTCCTATTACCAGCAAATCGTTGTTGCAGCAATATGAACTTGGCTTTAAATGGAAATTAAATAAGAAAACGGGTAAGTATGAAAGAACTGATAAGGTATTAGATAAACAAGTTCCACAAATTCTTTTTATTGAAAGATGTATCCAATTATTAAAACCGGGCGGAAGAATGGCTATTATTTTACCAGAGACATATCTTCACGCAAAGAACTCCGAACATATATTACAATTTTTACAGCAATATAAAATTCTACATGTAGTCGATCTTTCCCATGATACTTTTAGACCTCATAATAACGCAAAGACAGTTGTTGTAGTTTTAGAAAAGAGCGCGCCTAAAGAGAACCATAAGATTTTCTTTTCAATTGCCAAAACAGTTGGTCACGATCATACAGGTAGAATACTCTATAAAATCGATCCCATAACAAAAGAAAGGACAAATGAGATTGACGACGAGATTCCTCTAATAATAAAGAAATTAAGAGAATATAGATCCTCTAAAAAAGTTATTCCTACTTCCCTATTGTTTTATAAAAGATACGATGAGATAAACCGTAAGGTATTGGTTCCAAGATATTATTGGCGAGCCTATATAAAAACTATAGAACAGTATGCTAAAGAAAATGATTGCGAGTTAATTCCATTAGGTGAGTTGTGTAGACGAGAGATATTGAAAGTTTATGAAGGACACGGTTCACCTGATGCAATTTATAAGGGAACAGGGACTATTCCCTATGTAAGGGTTGCAGATATTGTTAATTTAGAAGTTTATAAGAATCCTACCGCTTTAATTCCAGAAGATATCTATTTGAAAAAGAAGGGGCGGGGTATAGACTTGGAGGTGGGTGATCTTCTTTTTGTCAGACGTGGAAGTTATCGAATTGGCAGCGTAGCTCTTGTTTCACCTTTTGATAAAAAAGTTTTATTAACAAAAGAAATTTTAATATTTCGTGTAGTTAAGAAAGAAAATGACTTCGACATCACACCTTATTACCTTATTTATCTCTTAACCCATCCAATAGTACAACTTCAAATAGAAGATAAAGTTCTTATTGAAACTACTCTTCCTAACATTGCTGATAGATGGACAGAATTACTTTTACCTATCCATAGAAATAAGAAAGTGAGATCTGATATTAGTAAAAAGGTCCAAAATGCTTTTGAGTTAAAGTGGAAAGCTGTAGAAGAAATAAGAAAATTACAAGAAGGAGCAATTTAA